In Besnoitia besnoiti strain Bb-Ger1 chromosome I, whole genome shotgun sequence, the genomic window TGCGCGCTCTGGACAGAAAGAGACCGAGCGCCCGCAAAGAAGACGGCCCTGTGTGGCGCATCGACGTACATTTTCGCCCCCAGAGTTGTAGTACTTAATATGAGAAGACAGACTCTTTGCAAGGGACACCTCCGCACGTGGAATCGCTAAATCCGGTTGCCCCTTGGACTCAGATGGCGCGTGCTCAAAATCGGCAACTTCTCGACGCCCCCACGTATTTCTCATAAGACACAAATTCACTTCAGAAGAGACCTGAGGGGATACAGGTGTTTATGCAGTGTGGGTCTATGCAGTTTAGCTGGCCGTTGCCGAGGAAGGTCACAGGCTAACAGCGCACTGAAccacgcgaagcagctgcacTTCTCAAGTCCCGGCTGATCTGCCCGCACACGCGGCACGGCCAACGTCCATAGAGCGTCGACCGTCACTGTAAAACAGTTACTtccctgcggcagctgctggttTGAATCGACCGACGCCtcgggaggcgaagcgaagagctTTTtgttcgccgcgcgcgccagcgtcaCCAAGCACCGTTGTGTTTGCGGTTATACCAGCCGCCGAATTTCTTCCAACTGCGCACCGACGCCCTGCGCCAGAAAGAAGGACCCTaacgcgcagacgagcgcagTCGTGACGTGGATGGTGATGAGGAATGCGGTGGCGTAGTAAAAGAAATACGCCTTCCAGCCACTGCAGCTGGCGTATTGATCCGCGTCGCTGTCATGTTGTTGAGTCATACTGTTCGAAGAGTCTACGAGGACGACGATACCCCAGCCGGCCGTCACCATGTCGAGAATAGCCATCGTCATGGTGACCAGACTCGCGCTCGCCCACTCTCGCTCAGTCCCCCAGCTCTGacaagagagaagcgagaagtAAATAATCATTGCGAACGCTACAGCTGAGaaggagcagagagagccaaGGCGAACAAACAACACACACATACGAACAGGACAATGCCACCGCTTGGAGGGAGAAAACGCCTGCCCCCGGGACTCCGGTGTGCTCGCCAGACTGATGGTAGAGGCAACGCGTCCCCATGCAACGGAGAATGCTGCCGAATcgttctgcggctgcgcgaggggCCAGTCTGCCTACGCCCAGCCACGGGACGTAGCCCAGTCCTCCACAGAACTAGAGGAATAGCTGGCGCAAGAGAGCAGAGGAATAAGAACACTGACCACGCTCTCAACACTCCTGGGAGCACGCTTGGGGCACACAATGGCAAAAGCTGCGTCAGGCAAAAGAAACGCGCGCAAAAGGAGCGAGTGGCGGCCGAACAGGGCACCAGCGGGAAGCACAGGGAAAAGACGAGCGGATTTGTGCGACACGCGTAGACACGCAGAGATTTCATCACGCAGGTGGGGCGAGCGGCAACCAACAGTGCCTCTAGCAGCTTGTGGACTCCCTATTCCCTGACAGCTCTGTGCCCCCCGGTGCGATGGCGCTACCTTGGTCAACACAGAAACGGCCCTtaccgcagcagacgccacAGTAGTAGACGTTCAGGAGCAGCTCGGGGCACGACAAATCTCCGATGGAGGGGAAACCGAATGCAGCCGAGGCGGTGATGAACAAGCCAATGTGCAGGAAGATCAGCCCTTTGATCCACTGAACAACTGGATTGAGGATGAGCGGAGCAGGCCCGCCTCCCGTGGGCTTGGAACAAATGTATTTAAGCATCATCATCTTGTTGAGGTCCTCAGCTGGAGAGCGTCTGCCAAAGATGCAACTGACGGGCCTTGGGGAAGCCCTCCGCCAGGTACCCGAGAGTGAGTCCACACGTATCGAAAGGCGAGCGATATCCCCTGAAGTGGACGATCAGGTCTCGGTGCGGAGGCCGTACTCTTCCAGTCACGGGAGTCTTCAGACGTCTGCTCACATCAGCGGATGTTGGCAGCCCTACACGCAAGCGGGGCTGGTGCTGTACGTTGCGCAGAATACCCTGCAAATCGAAACACTGCTCGAGCAAAGGAAGTGGAAACGAGTCTGCTCCATCGTTCCGTTGGCTCCATAAGGCACCAGCGGCCGAAACGCGACAGGAAGCTCTAAGCCTACTCCGTAAAGACAGAGTGTCGGCTGCCTCGTTGATAGCTGCTTCGTTTTGGCTCTCCCCTTGGCGGGCGAActtcgctcgccttcctaACGTGCCGCCTGGAAAACCGAACTCATGCATGACGGCGCCATGCAGCGCCGTGGTGGTCGACGCCTTGCACGCAGTTTGGTAAGACTGAAAACGGACAGCTACTGAGACTATGTTCATTTCACTGTTGCTCCAGAATGCCAAAATCAGTGCACGAGGACGACCGTGCCTGCCAGGTCTCCGGCGCGTGAGCATGCAGCCATAAAGAGAGCCGGCGCATGTAGACAGTTTCCGGTGCGTCGACCTGCCAGCCAAAGACACTTCCACTGTGCAGTTCTTGCGACTGTTCGATCTGAGACTAGCTCCAGCGCGTTTTCTCGAGTTCCTCGGCCTTGTTGGTTTGGTTTTGTCCAgcggagcgcgcgcagccaaCTGCTCTAGTCTCCTTTGCAGCAGCCAACACATCTGGAGACACCGCCGGCAGAGACAAAACAGTGCCTGACGGTGCCCGTGCCCAGCCAAAGTCACCGCGGCTGGGAAACATCCAGAGCTTGCCCGCGAACACTGCGTGTCTTCAGATAAGCCAAATGCCAGATGGAATGACACTGGCACAGACGGTGGTGCGCGCTTCTACATGGAACCCACACAAACAAGACTGTGACATCGTGGCGTGGCATTTTCGAGGCCGCTTGCAAACTCTCCACTGAGCCAGCCTCAACTACGCGAACTGCAGGTGCACGCGACTGCTGGGGCCCTCGTCAGAAGCTTGGTTTAAGCATTTTATGGAGCTCTGTAAGGGCTGGGGTTCCTCACGGACGTGGTGTGATGCTGCACACCAGCTGCGCAGGCTGCGTCACTTCCCGGCAACACAGCGATGTGTTGCTTGAAACAGCGACGCCTTTGTTCACACCCACGGTCCGGGGACGCGAATCTCTATTCCTATGTGATGTACGGCTCTGCGAGCTACCGAAGTATATGATACTGATGTAGCACGGTATTCCTCGAGAACATAACCAGTTTTGCCTCGACGAACGCCTTCTGCCAGCTCGGATAATGCAGTGGTCGTTGACCGTCCAGGTGCGTCATGTAGGCTGTCTGCAAAGACTTCAGTCAGCTGCAGGATGCAAGCGACACCCCCTGGATGCTGCGGCAAAAGTGCCGATCCTCGAGAATGCTTGACTGAGCGGAGGACGCCTCCGGGTCCAACGGCAGCCATGCCTTGTAGATTTGCTAGGCCGGTTCCACGCGTGGTGCAGGTCATCGGCCGTGTCCAGTTGAATTTCTATGACGCATCAGCAGTTTGTGGCGTAAGTCGTCGCAACTATGCATTCGTAAGACAATTTATTGGAGTCCTTGGTAACAGTTAATGCTCGGAGCATCGCCTTGTCATGAAGCAACACAGCAAGGCAAGCACGGAATTTTCTAGGCTCAAAAGGACAGGAGTGAGCACTCCCAAGCACTCTGCGTTGTAAACAGTCACGCGTGACCAGGCAAGTACGAAAAAGGCTGGAGTCGAGGACAACCACGCGGTTGTGGCTGAAGGGAGGTTCGGCGGCCCTAGGCTCTAGAAACTTTGGGTGCAGACGGAGAGCAGAGCATAACCTGCCTGCGCCGAAGTCTCCAGTCTCCTCCAGTGCCCCGCGGAATGTTCCCTTGGACATTCCAACTTGTCTTCGTCTACAGAGGCGCTTGAGCGAGAAACGAGGGAGTTTCCAGTGATTGCTGGAGTTCGATGTAACACGTTCACAGTGTAAATCATGCGAGGACAAAGTGCACGCCTGCAAACGGATGTGGATTTGTCACGCACAAAGCTGAGAATTGTGAGTAGATGCGTGTGGAACTTGTGAGTTTCGTGATACAGTCTGCTGGGCTACGTCTATCAATGAATGATGTGGAACTGAAATCTGACCTGCCTGCACAGAATGAACTGGGAAGACAGCAAAGGATATTACAGTTCCGCTCACTTCGCTTGCTGAATGCTATATTGCAGCTTCTTTACGACGGCAGCAGTTGGAAACGGGGCAGAGGTGAGATGCTGGGGAGTTATGCTGCCGAGTCTGCAAAACAGATCCGTTTATTGCAGACAAGACAATGAATCCGGGAGCTACACCATCGCTGTTTGCAGACGATTTCAGGCTTAAATCGGCTGGCGGAGAGGGTGAGCACATATGGTAGGCAAGATGGCAGCTCCGGCAATATCCAGTCTCTCGTATGCACCACGTTTCTTCGCCACGTGCCGATCACTATAAAGCGTGAAATGGCTTGAGGCCATTTACTCGTTTTCTGACTACCGTACGCGCGTCGAGGCTTTTCAGTGCACATCCCCGAGCTGCCTCCTCGTTGCATACACTGCATGACACATTATAGGGCATGCCTGCATCCATCAGAGAAATCAAGCTCATCAAAGTCAATATCAGCTCTGTGGTACGGCGAGACGCTTTCCCGGATGGGGACCTCCACAGCCAAAACGAAACCCGTGCATGCGTGGAAATCAGACCGGCACCCTGCCACCATATCCGGCAAAGCATTCAAGCAGGCGACGCAAGGCATATGATAGTCGTGGGATGGGCAGAACATCTGGAAAGCTGCATCACTGAATGCAAACGATGAGCGTCGTTCAGTTTGAAGCATTCCGAGTCGTGCATGCGTTGGCGCACAAGGGTtacacacagagagagacttTCTTCGTGCGCATGCGGTTCACGAGACCTGCCGCTGGCGTTTCTTTCGGCGGAAAACAGAAACCACAACGGACGACATCTCCAGTTTTCTGATTCGTTGTGCCTCACTTGACTCTCTGACACCGATAGCGCCCTTGCTTGCGGGCTGACTGCCGGTTTTTCTCACGCAGGGTCTACCAGCGGCTGAGAGACGCGGTCTTCTTGGGTGCGCTCGTTACGCAAGTTCTATTAAAGGAACTTCCCTTAAAGAGCTGCAACCGTGTCGCATTTATTCTTCCGACCCTTGTTTTAAGGTTCCCATAGTTCCGTCTCACGGTCGGTCCCCGTATCGCGCGGACCCCGAACCTTTCGGCCGCCTGTTCGTTACGCGGGAGGGTCTTGGCGGCAGCTTGGAGGAGCGTCGCTCTTTTCAGTTTCCACAGGAGCTTAAGACGTCTTTTTTCTTGTCAGTACACACCGGTGTGCTCCCACCAAACGGGTTCTTGCGCCTCTTTCCACCGGGTGCAGcatcgcctctgcgcgcagcgTTGCCCGCGCTGGAAAAATCGGAGTCTGGAACTGGCGCTTGAGTCACTCCTGAGCCATTCTTGCCAGAATGAGCGGAACGGGGGCCACCGTTTCGGCTGCGCCGACGGCCAGCGGCGTCGTGAGTGGAGGACCGAGTTACCTGCCGCTCGCTCTCGTGGATAAGTGCATTGGCAGCCGCATCTGGATCATCATGAAGGGCGACAAAGAACTCGCCGGAACGCTCCGCGGCTTTGACGACTTCGTCAACATGGTACGCCTGCATCCGACTCGAGTCTCGGAGGACGacaggggggggaggggatggggggggcgggaggggggaagTGGAGTGAACCGAAGATCAGTACATCATTCGCCAGAACTTGGGGTATCTCTGCGCGCTTCCGGCGCCGTGgctggcgcgcagagagccgtTTGTCTACCGGCTGTGgtgaaggcgcgggcggtgTAGTGGTCTTCCGGTGCAGCAGCCGAGGCACCGCGAGACCTGAGGGGTGCGATTCTCGACTTAGGTTCCTTGAGTTTTGGTTTGgttgaattatcgcacccagataactccatacccGTCACGTTCGCGTTCCGGTATGCTTGTCCCCAAGCATTTTGTGCATTTGGCAGTGTCTAGCGACAGTTCGAGTGCGTAGAGCTGCGCCGATTGCCGGGCGCACGGCCGctgggcggcggagctgAGCCGCGCGTGTTCGGAGGCGTGTCTCCGTGTGCTGTCTGGACCTTCTGCAGGTGCTGGACGACGTGACTGAGTATACATTCACTCCGAAGGGCGTCAAGAAGACCAAGCTGCAAAGCATTCTGCTGAACGGTAACAACATCACCATGCTCGTGCCTGGCGGCGATCCCGAAGaggccgaggacgccgaggctgcggagggcgcggcccAGGTTGACGCGTCCGCGTAACTCAGAGCAGAATGCAGCCTcataaaccctaaaacctaCAGCATGGTTCCGGCTGTTGGTgttgtcttcctctcttttctcttcttcgtgcgTCTCTCTGGTGCTCTGCCGTCGACTGTTCTTTTGGAGAGTCTCTGCTTCGAACTTCCGCTGCCCGCTCTGTTCAGGTTTCACTTCTGATTACTCAGGCACGCGCCAGCTATTTGGCGCCTGCTGGCTACGCCGCTGTAGAGCCCACAGGACTCCCAAACGAATGCGAGAAGGCCCTAGAACAGCACGGCAGTGTCCACTAGATCAATTGCTCGCTAGGGGGTTAGGTCTTCTCTTTGAAGTGACGAGGCCTCAACTACGACTGCGGGGGATTCGAGTCCTGCATTTTTAGCTAGCCAGCTGGCGTATCTCAGTGCTGCGGTACTACAACCTTCCTCTACAAAGCTGGATTCGCACCTGCGCCTAGCTAGACTTCACCGCCCTCAGAAACGAGTAGCAGTGCAGCTAGGGGTCTCAGAAGGGCTGTGCGCGCATTTCCAAAGACCTCCCACACGCCTACAAGTTACTTCGCTTTCTGGCGCGCATGCCGTAGAAGTGCAGAGTCAGCAAGAAAACTAGAAAAACTAGAGACTGACGAGAGGCCTGATATAGTCTGACGGTAGTTCAGCCTATCGTTCTGGCcaacagaggcggcggcgaacgtAGAAGCAACGGTGAGGCTTCAGAGGCCCCCACCAGCAGGGCAGGAAGGTCAGAAATGAAGCGAGACAGGCGTGGATTTCTTTTTCGCATTCCGCTTGTTCAAAAACAT contains:
- a CDS encoding putative membrane protein (encoded by transcript BESB_005580), which produces MMMLKYICSKPTGGGPAPLILNPVVQWIKGLIFLHIGLFITASAAFGFPSIGDLSCPELLLNVYYCGVCCAVAFAMIIYFSLLSCQSWGTEREWASASLVTMTMAILDMVTAGWGIVVLVDSSNSMTQQHDSDADQYASCSGWKAYFFYYATAFLITIHVTTALVCALGSFFLAQGVGAQLEEIRRLV
- a CDS encoding putative small nuclear ribonucleoprotein E (encoded by transcript BESB_005590) — translated: MSGTGATVSAAPTASGVVSGGPSYLPLALVDKCIGSRIWIIMKGDKELAGTLRGFDDFVNMVLDDVTEYTFTPKGVKKTKLQSILLNGNNITMLVPGGDPEEAEDAEAAEGAAQVDASA